ATTTCGAAGTAGTTCAAGTAGGCCCTCAAAACCTTTGTCATTGATGCCATGTTTTGCGTGGCAGTAGCCAAAGTGACCAAAAACTAAGTCGACTGGAAAGTCTGCAAATGTACTAGCAAGATTGGGATATTCATTGACATGGGCTAGTAACTCTAAATGCCACCCAAGGGGCTGGATCCGTTTGGCTATTGCAGTCAATTGAGCGATTGGCAAGCCGGCGGATTTATCGCTGACATCAACCACGTTACAGCGTATACCCCGCACTCCTGCCTGATGCATTGATTCTAATTCGGTATCTGTAATGCTAGGGTCAATCACCGCAACACCACGAAACTGATTGGGGTATGAAGCAAGCGCTGCGAGCATCGCGCGGTTATCGGTTCCATACACGCTGGGCTGTACTAAGACCGCACGATCAATGCCTAACATTGCCAATAAAGACTGATACTGGACAAGCGTAGCATCAGGTGGCGTGTAGATACGCTCCTTGGCATAAGGAAATTCGACTGCTGGTCCGCATATATGAGCATGACAATCTACCGCCCCAGTAGTAAATGCGATCTTAGGTGATCGGATTTCTGGATCTGGGGCTTGGCAGAGTGGTGCTGAGTAAGTGGAATTCAATTTACTGTTTGAGATTACTGAGGTTCAATATTGGCGTCTTTGGCAATCTTCTGATACTTCGCCATTTCATCGCGGACAAATTTGCTGAACTCTTGTGGGCTCATGGGAGTTGCTTTAATGCCCTTGGCTTCATAAGCGGTTTTCACTTCGGGATTTTGCATGGCTAGATTGATATCTTGATTAATCTTTTTAACAATTGCTGCTGGTGTGCCTGCTGGTGCCCATACGCCAAACCAAAGACCAATTTCAAAGGTGAAGTAACCCAACTCAGCAATGCTTGGGATATCTGGAACGGCCGCATTGCGAGCTTTGCTTGTCACGCCAAGCGCTCTTACTTTGCCGCCTTTTAGTTGTCCAATAGCAGTATCGAGTGGCGCCATGTAGAAAGCAGTCCGTCCAGCCATCGTATCTTGAATAGCCTCTGGCGAGCCTTTATAGGGCACGTGAATCAGTTTGATGCCCATCATTTGATTAAAGTATTCAGCGGCGAGGTGAGTAGAGCTTCCAACGCCAGCAGAAGCGAAAGTGATTTCACCGGGTTTGGATTTTGCCGCGATCACCAGATCCCTGATGGATTGGTATGGACCCTCTGCAGATGTGATTAAGACGTAAGGAGTTTGTCCAAGAATATCGACATCAACTAGGCTCTTGAGTGGGTCATACGGTAGTTTTTTATAGATTGCCGGATTAGCGGCATATGAAGCAGATTGCACTAACAGGGTATAGCCATCGGCCTCTGAGCTCACGACTGCGCCAGTGCCAATTAAACCTCCTGCGCCAGGACGATTTTCAATAATGACGGATTGCTTCCAGGTTTCTGCCAAGCTTTTGGCAACGATTCTGCCGGCAATGTCAGCCCCAGAACCCGCTGTCAAGGGAACAATCATCTTCACGGTCCGATTGGGATAACTTTGCGCATTGGCCAGGCTGGAAATGAGGCTCAGGCTAAAACCTAAGCCAATGAACAGGCTCAACATTAAATTGTTTTTGAGCGGACGAGGGGATTGCAATGTTTTTTGCATCATATCTCCTTAGTATTTTTATTGTTTCGTTGGATAATCTACCATGCTCCCGGCAAGATCACCATGATCAAGATGGGAAATATAAAAATTGCTAAATCAGCTAGAAAGTAGAGACAAATGGGCCAAAAACTAGAAAAACAGATCGTCAAGGTCAATGGGATAGATATTGCCTATCGTTTTGATGGTCCCAGCGACGGTCATGTAGTGATGATGGCTAACAGCTTAATGTCGGATTGCAGTATGTGGGACTGGAATGTGCCCGCATTAGCGGATCGCTACCGTGTTTTACGCTTTGATAAGCGTGGGCATGGCGACTCACAAACCACACCAGCGCCTTACAGCATTCCTCAATTAGCTGATGATGCTGTTGCTCTATTGGATGCTCTCAAGATTGATAAAGTGCATTTCATCGGTCTGTCGATGGGGGGTATGATCGGTCAGCAATTGGGTGCTCGCTATCCAGAGCGTGTTTATTCTTTATCTCTATGTGACACTGCCAGCGAAATGCCTCCCCGCAGTCTCTGGGAAGAGCGTTTTGAGATTGCCCAACAAGAGGGAATCGCAGGATTGGTAGATGGCACTATTAAGCGCTGGTTCACGAGCCCCTTTATTGCTCGCGCACCTCAAGATATAGCCAAAGTGCGCGAGATGATTCTGGGTACTGGAGTTGAAGGCTACTTAGGATGTGCAAGCGCGGTCAGGGATATGGCGCAAACCACGATGTTGCTGAAAATTAAAGCGCCAACACTAGTTCTGACAGGTCGCCAGGATCCAGCCTGTACTGTTGATCAAGCGATTGTGCTCAATCGCATGATTGATGGATCCAAGTTGGTTATATTGGAAGATGCGGCGCATTTATCTAATATTGAGCAGCCAGAGGTATTTAATCGCACCATTCGTGACTTTATTGATACAGTGGACAACTCTTTGTAAGAATGTATTTAAATATTAACGTGCTATGGCAATGAAAAAAACGGACCTCTACAAAAACCTTGCTCTGACTACTGCTCAGCGTATGAAAAATGCAGCAAAGACGCCAAAGCCAGGTGCTGCCGAGAATATTGCGAAATCCAAAAAAGAGCTTGCCAGTAGCAATCCTATGCTCGCTTCTTTGATGGGCAATACAAAGTCTGAGAAATCCAAATAATCACTCTTTATTAAATTGAGTGCCGGTCTATTTCTGTTTTGAAGCAAACGCAACCCCTTTTCTTAATTGATCTTCTCAAGGTCTTCGCAGCGCTGTTAATCATCCTGCATCACCTATCTAGCTACGGCCAGATTGCAGAAGATGCGCGCTTAGTATTGCCGAGCTTGATGACATGGCTCTTTGAGTACGGTCGTTATGCCGTGCAAATCTTTTTAGTGATGGCCGGCTACTTGGCAGCTCAGTCCCTGAGGCGATTCGCTAATACGAAATTCAGTAGCCAGAATTTACTGCGAGTCATCATCAATCGCTATTTGCGTTTGTTTGCACCCTATGTTGCCGCTTTGATTTTCACCATGCTTTGCGCTTGGATTGCGCGCTTCTGGGTGAATGATGAATTCGTTGGTGAGCAAGAGACCTTGAGTCAATTTATTGCCCACCTGTTTTTTCTGCAGGGCATCCTGGGTCTTGATTCGATCTCTGCAGGTGCCTGGTATGTGGCGATTGACTGGCAACTATACTCAGTACTGGCCGTCCTACTCATTTCTTTTTCCTCTTATCAAGCCTTGATATGGCTAATCAGCATTGTTGCCGTAAGCTCTTTGCTGTATTTCAATCGTTCCGCACATTACGAGGCCTACTTTATTTACTTCATTGGCTCTTATGGCCTTGGTGTGCTAGCTTATCTAGCTAAGAACTTTGCTGATAAGAAGATTCAAGGCTTAGCCAAGCTTGCACTCATTGCTATTGGGGTGATTATTGCTGTGTCCACGCTTCAACAGGTGTGGTTGCGCAACTTCTTGGCTTGGTTTGTGGCTTTACTGTTATTTGTTTGGGGCAATACTGCTTATCCCTCTGTTGGAACTGCAACGCGAGGATTGAAAGTAATAACACTGCATGTAATCGCTTGGGCTAGCCCCCGTTCTTACTGCGCGTTCTTAATTCACTTTGCATTTATCTTACTGGCAAATACGCTTTACATTGCCTCTGGAATGCATGCTCACGAGAGTGGTCTGATTGCAATCAGTCTGATGCTGGGAGTGGTGGTATGTAGCACTATTGCTGCTAGCTACCTGTATCGCTGGGTTGCGGTTCCCTCAGCGAAGCTGAAACTTTAAAGCAACAGCTTAAATACCCATATCTTTCAAGACGCGGAAGATTTCTCGATAAGCCTTAGGAGGTTTATTAACTTCTTTTTCTTTGCGCGCATTGCGGATGAGGGTGCGCATATTCTGGATATCCATATTGGGATATTGCTCAATCATCTTGGTAAAGGTTTCATCATTTGCGATTAGGCGATCGCGATAAGACTCCAGATGATGAAGCTTGGCAGTCTCTGCTTTGCTCACGCCCTGAATCGCATCCAAGCGCTTCTGAATCGCATCCAACTCTTCTTCATCCAAAAAGCGCATGAGTTTGCCAAGGTATTGCTTATGGCGACGAATCGCCTCAAAACTTTTAATCTTGTTAGTTTCTGCAATGGCGGCCTTAATGGCCTCATCCAATGGGATGGTCTTTAAAGCATCACTGCTGAGTGCTGCCAGAACCTCGGCCAGCTTTTGGCGCTCAGTCATCTGGCGCTTTAGCTCAGATTTGCTGGGCCCCTCATCAAGATCTTCTTTCTTAGGGGTGCGGTTCTTTTCGTTGACATGCATGGGGCTATTTTAGACGGGTATTCGCCGTTTCTAGCTGAATTACCCAATTTCTTCCCATCCGAAGATTTGGTAAATAATAGAGTTTAAAAATAAGCACCTATAAAAGTAGAGACATGAGCACAACAAGCCATCAAAACACCTACGACTACATCATCATTGGCGCTGGTAGCGCCGGCTGCATGTTGGCCAAGCGCCTCACCGAGAATCCCGCTAAACGCGTGCTCTTAATTGAGGCTGGTAAGAATGACAATTACATCTGGATCCATGTACCAGTTGGCTATTTATATTGCATCGACAACCCAAGGGCAGACTGGCGCTTTAAGACTGCGGCTGAAAAAGGTTTAAACGGACGTTCACTGCTGTATCCGCGTGGCAGAGTATTGGGTGGATGCTCCTCTATCAACGGCATGATTTACATGCGTGGTCAGGTTGGTGACTATGACTCCTGGGTGGCAGCAACAGGCGATGACTCTTGGTCTTGGCAAAATGCATTGCGTCGCTACAAATCATTTGAGGACTATCACGGCCCAGCTAGCCAGTGGCACAGCAAAGGTGGTGAGTGGACTGTTTCTAAGCAGCGCTTGCGTTGGCCCATCATGGATATCTTTAGGGAGGCAGCGGTACAAGCCGGCATTCCCTCATCAGATGACTTTAATCAAGGTGATAATTTCGGGGTTGGCTACTTTGATGTGAGTCAGCGCAAAGGTTGGCGGCTTAATACCTCCAAAGCATTTTTACGTGATGCGGCTAAACGGCTAAATCTCACGGTAATTACTGAGGCCATAGTTAATAAATTATTAATCGATGATGTCTCTAAAAATTGCTACGGCGTTCAATACATCAAAGATGGCAAAACAGTAAACGTGCTTTGCAGTAATCACAATGGTGGCTCTCAAGGCGAAGTGATTTTGAGTGCAGGTGCTATTGGTAGTGTCCAGGTGCTAGAGCGCTCAGGTGTTGGCTCAGCTGCACATCTCAATAAGCTGGGCATTCCGGTGATCGCAGATTTACCTGGCGTAGGTGAGAGCTTGCAAGACCATTTGCAATTACGCGTGATCTACAAGGTCAACAACATCAAGACTTTAAACACTAAAGCCAATTCTTTATTGGGTAAGTTGTTAATTGGTATGGAGTATGTATTTAAGCGCTCAGGTCCAATGTCCATGGCGCCCTCACAGTTAGGTGCTTTTGCATATAGCTCCCCAGATCAGCCTTCAGCAAATTTGGAATATCACGTACAACCTTTATCGTTGGAAAAGTTTGGTGAAGATTTACATTCTTTTAATGCGATTACGGCGAGTGTTTGTAACTTGCGACCAACATCTCGCGGTAGTGTGCACATCAGCTCGATTGATCCAGAAGCGCCTCCAGTGATTGCACCAAATTATTTGTCGACCGAGGAAGATCGCAAAGTAGCTGCAGACTCATTGCGACTCACGCGCAAGATTGTGGAAAGTCCTGCGCTCAAGCCGTATACGCCAGATGAGTACAAGCCAGGTAAGCAGTATCAAACTGATGAAGAGCTTATTAAAGCTGCTGGTGATATTGGTACAACGATTTTTCATCCAGTGGGCACTTGCAAGATGGGGCGCGATGATGATCCGATGGCAGTGCTCGATTCACAATTACGGGTGAGGGGTATTCATCATCTGAGAGTGGTTGATGCCTCTGCGATGCCGACAATTACCTCTGGCAATACTGCCGCACCTACGATGATGATTGCTCAACGCGCTGCTGAATTGCTTACTAGTGCGTAGTCTAAAAACACAAGGCAGTGCGCAGTCGCATTCCGGACTCCCAGCGAGTCACCTGCTGTTAGCGCTCGCCATTGTCGCTGTATGGGGCACTAACTTTGTAGTGATCAAGATTTCTCTTGATAGCTTCCCACCATTTTTCTTCGCAGCTCTGCGCTATATCTTTGTTTTATTCCCTTTTGTATTTTTTCTGCGCATACCCAAAGTGTCTTGGGTTAATTTGTGTATTTATGGTTTGGCCACCGGGGTGGGGCAGTTTGGGGTGATGTATTACGCCGTAGATAGTCAGATTTCTCCAGGCTTGGCTTCATTGGTAGTGCAGACGCAAGTTTTCTTTACGATTGGCTTTGCGATGGTATTTGCCAGGGAGGGTCTAAAGCCTTATCAAGCAGTTGCAGTTGCCATTGCCATGATTGGACTTGGGATTATTGCGCTGCACACAGATGCCACGACAACTTTCCTGGGTCTCGCACTTGTGGTGTTTGCTGGTTTCTCCTGGGGGATTGCTAATACCGTCAGCCGAAGGGCGGGCGCCATCAATATGCTGTCTTATGTGGTTTGGGCAAGCGCATTCTCCATTCCGCCCCTATTTATTGCTTCACTCATTTTTGAGGGCGGCGTTCATCAGTTATGGGAAGTCACCCTGTCAGCCCCCATGGGAGCTTGGGTCGGCGTACTTTGGCAGTCTTGGGCTAACACCCTATTTGGTTATGCGGCGTGGGGTTGGTTATTGTCAAAGCACCCGGCAGCCGTGGTAGCCCCCGCACCATTGCTAGTACCCATCTTCGGGATGGGGGCTTCAGCATTCTTTTTGGGGGAGGCTTTGCCAGCCTGGAAAGTCGAAGCTGCCAGCTTGGTAATTATTGGTCTGATTGTGAATCTCTTTTGGCCCAGCTTGCGAAGTAGGCTTGCTAAGTATTTTTAGAAAACGACCCCAACTCCACGGGCTAATGTAAAACCCTAATACAAGCCCCTTTTTTTGCCCCTACATTAACTGTAAGATGACTATTCGCTTTAAGTTGTACCTAAAAAAGAACTTATTTAATTAGCATTTTTAGTCATGGAGACTTTATGAATATTCGTCATCACATTTTTGCGGTAGCTGCTGCTGCTATGTTTACAACTGGCGCTTATGCTGCCGATATCAAACTTGGCCTTTCTGGCCCATTCACTGGTGGCTCTGCCTCTATGGGTGTAAGTATGCGTGATGGTGTGCGCTTAGCTGCTAAAGAAATTAATGCTGCAGGCGGCATTAACGGTAACAAAATCGTTTTGGTTGAACGCGATGACGAAGCTAAAAACGAGCGTGGCGTTCAAATTGCACAAGAATTGATTAACAA
The genomic region above belongs to Polynucleobacter sp. AP-Ainpum-60-G11 and contains:
- a CDS encoding amidohydrolase; its protein translation is MNSTYSAPLCQAPDPEIRSPKIAFTTGAVDCHAHICGPAVEFPYAKERIYTPPDATLVQYQSLLAMLGIDRAVLVQPSVYGTDNRAMLAALASYPNQFRGVAVIDPSITDTELESMHQAGVRGIRCNVVDVSDKSAGLPIAQLTAIAKRIQPLGWHLELLAHVNEYPNLASTFADFPVDLVFGHFGYCHAKHGINDKGFEGLLELLRNNKAWVKMTGAYRICDGDFPYEDMRAFNYEVIHANSQRLIWGSDWPHVMVKKQMPHDADLCDLFGSWITDTSLRKTILSDNPCMLYDFPAITTNQ
- a CDS encoding EamA family transporter; amino-acid sequence: MRSLKTQGSAQSHSGLPASHLLLALAIVAVWGTNFVVIKISLDSFPPFFFAALRYIFVLFPFVFFLRIPKVSWVNLCIYGLATGVGQFGVMYYAVDSQISPGLASLVVQTQVFFTIGFAMVFAREGLKPYQAVAVAIAMIGLGIIALHTDATTTFLGLALVVFAGFSWGIANTVSRRAGAINMLSYVVWASAFSIPPLFIASLIFEGGVHQLWEVTLSAPMGAWVGVLWQSWANTLFGYAAWGWLLSKHPAAVVAPAPLLVPIFGMGASAFFLGEALPAWKVEAASLVIIGLIVNLFWPSLRSRLAKYF
- a CDS encoding acyltransferase codes for the protein MKQTQPLFLIDLLKVFAALLIILHHLSSYGQIAEDARLVLPSLMTWLFEYGRYAVQIFLVMAGYLAAQSLRRFANTKFSSQNLLRVIINRYLRLFAPYVAALIFTMLCAWIARFWVNDEFVGEQETLSQFIAHLFFLQGILGLDSISAGAWYVAIDWQLYSVLAVLLISFSSYQALIWLISIVAVSSLLYFNRSAHYEAYFIYFIGSYGLGVLAYLAKNFADKKIQGLAKLALIAIGVIIAVSTLQQVWLRNFLAWFVALLLFVWGNTAYPSVGTATRGLKVITLHVIAWASPRSYCAFLIHFAFILLANTLYIASGMHAHESGLIAISLMLGVVVCSTIAASYLYRWVAVPSAKLKL
- a CDS encoding GMC family oxidoreductase, whose protein sequence is MSTTSHQNTYDYIIIGAGSAGCMLAKRLTENPAKRVLLIEAGKNDNYIWIHVPVGYLYCIDNPRADWRFKTAAEKGLNGRSLLYPRGRVLGGCSSINGMIYMRGQVGDYDSWVAATGDDSWSWQNALRRYKSFEDYHGPASQWHSKGGEWTVSKQRLRWPIMDIFREAAVQAGIPSSDDFNQGDNFGVGYFDVSQRKGWRLNTSKAFLRDAAKRLNLTVITEAIVNKLLIDDVSKNCYGVQYIKDGKTVNVLCSNHNGGSQGEVILSAGAIGSVQVLERSGVGSAAHLNKLGIPVIADLPGVGESLQDHLQLRVIYKVNNIKTLNTKANSLLGKLLIGMEYVFKRSGPMSMAPSQLGAFAYSSPDQPSANLEYHVQPLSLEKFGEDLHSFNAITASVCNLRPTSRGSVHISSIDPEAPPVIAPNYLSTEEDRKVAADSLRLTRKIVESPALKPYTPDEYKPGKQYQTDEELIKAAGDIGTTIFHPVGTCKMGRDDDPMAVLDSQLRVRGIHHLRVVDASAMPTITSGNTAAPTMMIAQRAAELLTSA
- the yjgA gene encoding ribosome biogenesis factor YjgA — protein: MHVNEKNRTPKKEDLDEGPSKSELKRQMTERQKLAEVLAALSSDALKTIPLDEAIKAAIAETNKIKSFEAIRRHKQYLGKLMRFLDEEELDAIQKRLDAIQGVSKAETAKLHHLESYRDRLIANDETFTKMIEQYPNMDIQNMRTLIRNARKEKEVNKPPKAYREIFRVLKDMGI
- a CDS encoding tripartite tricarboxylate transporter substrate binding protein produces the protein MMQKTLQSPRPLKNNLMLSLFIGLGFSLSLISSLANAQSYPNRTVKMIVPLTAGSGADIAGRIVAKSLAETWKQSVIIENRPGAGGLIGTGAVVSSEADGYTLLVQSASYAANPAIYKKLPYDPLKSLVDVDILGQTPYVLITSAEGPYQSIRDLVIAAKSKPGEITFASAGVGSSTHLAAEYFNQMMGIKLIHVPYKGSPEAIQDTMAGRTAFYMAPLDTAIGQLKGGKVRALGVTSKARNAAVPDIPSIAELGYFTFEIGLWFGVWAPAGTPAAIVKKINQDINLAMQNPEVKTAYEAKGIKATPMSPQEFSKFVRDEMAKYQKIAKDANIEPQ
- the pcaD gene encoding 3-oxoadipate enol-lactonase — its product is MGQKLEKQIVKVNGIDIAYRFDGPSDGHVVMMANSLMSDCSMWDWNVPALADRYRVLRFDKRGHGDSQTTPAPYSIPQLADDAVALLDALKIDKVHFIGLSMGGMIGQQLGARYPERVYSLSLCDTASEMPPRSLWEERFEIAQQEGIAGLVDGTIKRWFTSPFIARAPQDIAKVREMILGTGVEGYLGCASAVRDMAQTTMLLKIKAPTLVLTGRQDPACTVDQAIVLNRMIDGSKLVILEDAAHLSNIEQPEVFNRTIRDFIDTVDNSL